The proteins below come from a single Drosophila miranda strain MSH22 chromosome Y unlocalized genomic scaffold, D.miranda_PacBio2.1 Contig_Y1_pilon, whole genome shotgun sequence genomic window:
- the LOC117191692 gene encoding inactive peptidyl-prolyl cis-trans isomerase shutdown-like, giving the protein MLKEPLQLGKLVGSGSQFEVEQSPFGAGDDDFNVDEMEDCDNAPDVDEEELASPSTQSFEELKKLMEPINENIFKRITREGHQGRGLVPDKARVAVRYSGYWEGESSPFDSSLMRRTKFYFETGAGCDVLEGLQADVLTMRPYEKAEFIISYKLLFHEMGCPPRIKPRSD; this is encoded by the exons ATGCTCAAGGAACCACTGCAACTTGG AAAACTCGTTGGCTCTGGCTCACAATTTGAGGTAGAACAGTCGCCATTTGGGGCTGGCGATGATGATTTTAATGTCGACGAAATGGAAGATTGTGATAACGCTCCAGATGTTGATGAAGAAGAGCTCGCTTCTCCATCGACCCAATCGTTCGAGGAACTCAAAAAATTGATGGAGCCGATCAATGAAAACATTTTTAAGCGCATCACACGTGAGGGGCACCAGGGCCGAGGTCTGGTGCCAGACAAGGCACGTGTCGCTGTGCGCTATAGTGGTTATTGGGAAGGCGAGAGTTCTCCTTTTGATTCCTCATTGATGCGCCGAACTAAATTCTATTTTGAGACCGGTGCAGGTTGCGATGTGCTAGAAGGCCTCCAGGCTGATGTACTTACCATGCGCCCATATGAAAAAGCCGAATTTATTATATCCTATAAGTTGCTATTTCACGAGATGGGCTGCCCGCCGCGCATTAAACCACGTTCAGATTGA